In a single window of the Flavobacterium sp. W4I14 genome:
- a CDS encoding hypothetical protein (product_source=Hypo-rule applied; cleavage_site_network=SignalP-noTM; superfamily=160574) encodes MKKFVLAATVLALAGFSAVQASEVNTIKNAAIVAVQDSAVKTPVKLEELPEPVTTALKSDAYKGWTATEAWSVKEGAKEYYLINVKKEAETNSVKIDKDGKPVQ; translated from the coding sequence ATGAAAAAGTTCGTTTTAGCAGCAACAGTATTAGCATTAGCAGGATTCTCAGCAGTACAGGCAAGTGAAGTAAATACAATCAAAAATGCTGCGATTGTTGCAGTTCAAGATAGCGCAGTAAAAACTCCAGTTAAATTGGAAGAACTTCCTGAGCCAGTAACAACAGCATTAAAATCTGATGCTTACAAAGGATGGACTGCTACTGAAGCCTGGTCGGTGAAAGAAGGAGCAAAAGAGTATTACTTAATCAACGTTAAAAAAGAAGCAGAAACCAATTCTGTTAAAATTGATAAAGACGGGAAACCAGTTCAATAA
- a CDS encoding acylphosphatase (product_source=KO:K01512; cath_funfam=3.30.70.100; cog=COG1254; ko=KO:K01512; pfam=PF00708; superfamily=54975), with amino-acid sequence MSEKNIKSPHGDLGVKHLNITITGKVQGVGFRETTKIIANQMMVTGFVRNEKDGSVYIEAEGDNIFLEEFVNWCHEGPDRSRVENVAR; translated from the coding sequence ATGAGCGAAAAAAATATAAAGTCTCCACATGGGGATTTAGGGGTGAAACACCTCAATATAACGATAACAGGTAAAGTACAGGGCGTTGGCTTCAGGGAAACCACAAAAATTATTGCCAACCAAATGATGGTAACCGGTTTTGTAAGGAACGAAAAAGACGGATCGGTTTATATCGAAGCGGAAGGCGACAATATTTTTCTGGAAGAATTTGTAAACTGGTGCCACGAAGGGCCTGATCGCTCACGTGTAGAAAATGTGGCGCGGTAA
- a CDS encoding cytosine/adenosine deaminase-related metal-dependent hydrolase (product_source=COG0402; cath_funfam=3.20.20.140; cog=COG0402; ko=KO:K20810; pfam=PF01979; superfamily=51556), producing the protein MLKYFSADWIFPVSSPPIKNGVVAVNPDGEIEEVLTQEEAASLGLAITKHKGSIVPGFINTHCHLELSHMLGQIPEQTGLVEFVQRIIKSRQGDIEEIKTAMYAADQKMFENGIVAVGDISNQVSSKEVKEHSKIYYHTFIEAMGFNPERANAIMDYVNEVKQGFGALPTSIVPHAPYSVSPELFGLIKQEAEKDNVFISIHNQETKDENAFFENKSGGFLALYKFLGLDISFFAPTKKTSLQTWLPYIKEQKTLLVHNTVSSKADIAFAKENNNNLYWCLCPQANLYIENALPVVDLLIEENVKITLGTDSLASNHQLNILSEMITLQKYKQVTFEKLLRWATINGAEFLELDQQIGTIAIGKKPGLNLIQLSADFKIESDQVKRLI; encoded by the coding sequence ATGTTAAAATACTTTTCAGCCGATTGGATATTTCCTGTTTCATCACCGCCGATTAAAAACGGAGTGGTAGCCGTAAATCCAGATGGTGAAATTGAAGAAGTGTTAACCCAGGAAGAGGCCGCAAGTCTTGGTTTAGCCATTACAAAACATAAAGGATCAATTGTTCCGGGTTTTATCAATACCCATTGCCATTTAGAACTCTCGCATATGTTGGGGCAAATTCCAGAGCAAACAGGTTTGGTAGAATTTGTACAACGTATTATTAAAAGTAGGCAGGGCGATATCGAAGAGATTAAAACGGCTATGTATGCTGCTGATCAGAAAATGTTCGAAAACGGGATTGTAGCTGTTGGCGACATTTCCAATCAGGTTTCCTCTAAAGAAGTAAAAGAGCATAGCAAAATATACTACCATACTTTTATCGAAGCCATGGGCTTTAATCCGGAACGGGCAAATGCGATCATGGATTATGTAAATGAAGTTAAGCAAGGTTTTGGCGCTTTGCCCACCTCAATTGTGCCACATGCACCGTATTCGGTATCTCCTGAATTATTCGGATTAATAAAGCAGGAAGCTGAAAAAGATAATGTCTTTATTAGTATTCATAACCAGGAAACGAAAGACGAAAATGCTTTCTTCGAAAATAAATCTGGTGGATTTTTAGCGTTATACAAATTTTTAGGGCTCGATATTTCTTTCTTTGCCCCCACAAAAAAAACATCATTACAAACTTGGCTACCCTATATTAAGGAGCAAAAAACTTTGTTGGTTCATAACACGGTTTCGAGTAAGGCAGATATCGCCTTTGCAAAAGAAAACAACAATAATTTATATTGGTGCCTTTGCCCGCAAGCCAACTTATATATCGAAAATGCTTTACCCGTCGTTGACCTGTTAATTGAAGAAAATGTAAAGATTACCTTGGGAACGGATAGCTTGGCCAGTAATCATCAGCTTAATATCCTATCAGAAATGATCACCTTGCAAAAATACAAGCAGGTTACTTTTGAAAAACTTTTGAGGTGGGCAACTATAAATGGAGCCGAATTTTTGGAGCTTGATCAGCAAATTGGGACAATAGCGATTGGTAAAAAGCCAGGATTAAATCTAATCCAGCTATCCGCTGATTTTAAGATTGAAAGCGATCAGGTAAAGCGGTTAATTTAA
- a CDS encoding hypothetical protein (product_source=Hypo-rule applied; cath_funfam=2.30.110.10; cleavage_site_network=SignalP-noTM; superfamily=160574) — protein sequence MKKLILSAAFLAFAGFSAVQASEVNTIKNAAIVAVQDSAVKTPVKLEELPAPVTTALKSDAYKGWTATEAWSVKEGTKEYYLINVKKEAETGSVKIDKDGKPVQ from the coding sequence ATGAAAAAATTAATTTTATCAGCTGCGTTCTTGGCTTTTGCAGGATTCTCAGCAGTACAGGCAAGTGAAGTAAATACAATCAAAAATGCTGCAATTGTTGCAGTTCAAGATAGCGCAGTAAAAACTCCAGTTAAATTGGAAGAACTTCCTGCTCCAGTTACAACAGCGTTAAAATCGGATGCATACAAAGGATGGACCGCTACTGAAGCTTGGTCTGTTAAAGAAGGAACAAAGGAGTACTACTTAATCAATGTTAAAAAAGAAGCAGAAACTGGTTCGGTTAAAATTGATAAAGACGGTAAGCCGGTACAATAA
- a CDS encoding hypothetical protein (product_source=Hypo-rule applied; cleavage_site_network=SignalP-noTM; superfamily=160574): MKKIILAATLAFAGFTAVQASEVNTIKNAAIVAVQDSAVKTPIKLEELPAPVTTALKSDAYKGWTATEAFSVKEGTKEYYLINVKKEAETGSVKIDKDGKPVQ; encoded by the coding sequence ATGAAAAAGATCATTTTAGCCGCTACTTTAGCATTCGCAGGTTTCACAGCAGTTCAAGCAAGTGAAGTAAATACAATTAAAAATGCTGCAATTGTTGCAGTTCAAGATAGTGCCGTAAAAACTCCAATTAAATTGGAAGAACTTCCTGCACCAGTAACCACCGCATTAAAATCGGATGCATACAAAGGATGGACTGCTACTGAAGCTTTCTCTGTTAAAGAAGGCACGAAAGAATATTATTTAATTAATGTTAAAAAAGAAGCAGAAACTGGTTCAGTTAAAATCGATAAAGACGGTAAGCCAGTACAATAA
- a CDS encoding hypothetical protein (product_source=Hypo-rule applied) encodes MINPNYNGLTYRIDMYLSFTNNVPQEKLIKKL; translated from the coding sequence ATGATAAACCCTAATTATAACGGTTTAACCTATAGAATTGATATGTACTTATCTTTTACAAATAACGTACCACAAGAAAAATTGATTAAAAAACTTTAA
- a CDS encoding signal transduction histidine kinase/CheY-like chemotaxis protein (product_source=COG0642/COG0784; cath_funfam=1.10.287.130,1.20.120.160,3.30.565.10,3.40.50.2300; cog=COG0642,COG0784; pfam=PF00072,PF00512,PF02518; smart=SM00387,SM00388,SM00448; superfamily=52172,55874,69075; transmembrane_helix_parts=Inside_1_11,TMhelix_12_34,Outside_35_293,TMhelix_294_316,Inside_317_825) has translation MAAIIQKRFFRAIKSKVIIGFLFACFALLLAWGISKFAFTRMLDTVEEISAPNDRLRIVNDLSHKIARLDQLQRDEAFNKQGTYSFLKESRKLRASLDTLRKLYRGDSAQLARIKSIKNLLTDRDKQFINYLKVRETLVNTKSFSNEVQKLNELVATRTRQTDSAVLTTETTTSTTTVAPEEEQKSRGFLSKLFGKKKSDVYKIINEEFKVKRDTLNAKAEDSIMKSMTGALKNIELEQRQKSQKFLKREADLSNASNALTAQMLQILREVEGEAVAQVDLNGIQAKEVVNDGITQITTIIIIFFLLTVILLYLILADITKSNRYRRALELAKDEAEYHGKAKQRFLSNMSHEIRTPLQSILGYAELITQQDVPNKKDVDAIYQSSIHLLQIVNEVLDYNRIISGEFSFNNQVFNIKKALDEVVSVMRPLAEQKSLQLNTALDLANLEFVKGDAFRLKQILFNLLGNAVKFTLRGEIKLSVSYKKQGDDLHFHFTIKDTGIGFEEKDIPKIFNEFEQIESPEKYIINQAGTGLGLPIVKSLIETQGGRIYVKSKPGMGTTFNIYIKYENTNERVNDALDLEHFAIVNPGTVWVIDDDKLILDLCGMIFQKNRIPFRSFTQVADILHAEPESDLKYVLIDMRMPEMTGFELCHLLKKKLQAHIKFYAITAQVLPEEREMVLSEGFDGLIMKPFRAVDILSIFDRTEILTEQPEFDFSSIEKMTFGDQQMLEKILNRFKQDSIDDASALKKHLIDNDLDQARLLVHRLAGRTAQMGSKTLANAFRTLELEIAEKGLTTNIKSEVLLQIRKLDSLIAFMEEIDYANAG, from the coding sequence ATGGCTGCTATTATCCAAAAGCGTTTCTTCCGGGCAATAAAAAGTAAAGTGATTATAGGTTTCCTGTTTGCCTGTTTTGCATTGCTATTGGCATGGGGCATCAGCAAGTTTGCTTTTACTCGGATGCTGGATACCGTTGAAGAAATTTCAGCCCCAAACGACCGCTTAAGGATCGTAAACGACCTCTCACATAAGATTGCCAGGTTAGATCAGTTACAAAGGGATGAAGCTTTCAATAAACAAGGAACCTATAGTTTTCTTAAAGAGTCGCGTAAGTTAAGGGCTAGTTTAGATACCTTACGTAAATTGTACAGAGGCGATTCCGCCCAGTTGGCCAGAATAAAGTCGATCAAAAATCTGTTAACCGACAGGGATAAACAATTTATCAATTACTTAAAAGTGAGAGAAACGTTGGTGAATACCAAATCGTTCTCTAATGAGGTTCAGAAATTAAATGAACTGGTTGCTACACGTACCAGGCAGACGGACAGTGCAGTACTGACCACTGAGACAACTACATCAACCACTACGGTTGCACCTGAAGAAGAACAGAAATCGAGGGGGTTTTTAAGTAAACTGTTTGGTAAGAAGAAATCCGATGTATACAAAATCATTAATGAGGAGTTTAAGGTAAAGCGTGATACGCTGAATGCTAAAGCTGAAGATAGCATTATGAAGAGCATGACGGGGGCCTTAAAAAACATCGAACTGGAACAACGTCAGAAAAGCCAGAAATTTTTAAAACGCGAAGCAGACCTATCAAATGCCAGTAATGCCTTGACCGCCCAAATGCTACAGATTTTAAGAGAAGTGGAGGGTGAGGCAGTGGCCCAGGTAGATTTAAACGGTATCCAAGCCAAAGAGGTGGTTAATGACGGGATTACGCAGATCACAACTATTATCATTATCTTTTTTCTCTTAACGGTTATTCTGCTCTATTTAATTTTAGCTGACATTACAAAAAGCAACAGGTACAGAAGGGCATTGGAGCTTGCCAAAGATGAGGCCGAATACCATGGTAAGGCTAAGCAACGGTTCCTATCAAACATGAGCCATGAGATCAGAACGCCACTACAGTCTATTTTAGGCTACGCCGAACTGATTACCCAGCAGGATGTACCAAATAAGAAAGATGTGGATGCCATTTATCAATCTTCTATTCATTTACTTCAAATTGTGAACGAGGTATTAGATTATAACCGGATTATTTCGGGCGAATTTAGTTTCAATAATCAGGTGTTCAACATCAAAAAAGCTTTAGATGAGGTAGTTTCGGTAATGCGGCCTTTGGCAGAACAGAAATCACTTCAGTTAAATACAGCACTTGATCTTGCCAATCTGGAATTTGTAAAAGGCGATGCTTTTAGGTTAAAGCAGATTTTATTTAACTTATTGGGTAACGCCGTAAAATTTACGTTGCGAGGTGAAATTAAGCTTTCTGTATCGTATAAAAAGCAAGGTGACGATCTGCATTTCCATTTTACCATAAAAGATACCGGAATTGGGTTTGAAGAAAAGGATATTCCCAAAATCTTTAATGAATTTGAGCAGATAGAATCTCCTGAGAAATATATTATCAACCAGGCTGGTACGGGTTTGGGCTTACCTATTGTTAAATCGTTGATCGAAACACAAGGGGGAAGAATTTATGTAAAAAGTAAACCAGGCATGGGTACTACATTTAATATTTACATCAAATATGAAAATACCAATGAGCGTGTAAACGATGCTTTAGATTTGGAACATTTTGCAATTGTAAACCCAGGCACGGTTTGGGTAATAGATGATGATAAACTCATTCTAGATTTATGCGGAATGATTTTTCAGAAGAACAGAATCCCGTTTAGAAGCTTTACTCAGGTGGCCGATATCTTACACGCAGAACCTGAATCCGATTTAAAGTACGTATTGATTGATATGCGTATGCCCGAAATGACAGGGTTCGAACTTTGCCATTTATTAAAGAAGAAACTCCAGGCGCACATTAAATTTTACGCCATTACCGCACAGGTTTTGCCTGAAGAGCGCGAAATGGTTTTGAGCGAGGGCTTTGATGGACTGATAATGAAACCGTTTAGGGCCGTAGATATCCTATCTATATTTGATAGAACCGAAATTTTAACGGAACAGCCTGAATTCGATTTCTCTTCCATTGAGAAAATGACCTTTGGCGACCAGCAAATGCTGGAAAAAATATTGAACCGTTTTAAACAGGATTCAATAGATGATGCTTCAGCGTTGAAAAAACATTTGATCGATAATGACCTAGATCAGGCCAGGTTACTGGTTCACCGCCTCGCAGGGCGCACAGCGCAAATGGGTTCAAAGACTTTGGCAAACGCATTCCGCACCCTGGAATTAGAAATTGCCGAAAAAGGCTTAACCACCAATATTAAATCTGAAGTTTTATTACAGATCAGAAAACTAGATAGCTTAATTGCCTTTATGGAGGAAATCGACTACGCCAATGCCGGATAA
- a CDS encoding two-component system response regulator HydG (product_source=KO:K07713; cath_funfam=1.10.10.60,1.10.8.60,3.40.50.2300,3.40.50.300; cog=COG2204; ko=KO:K07713; pfam=PF00072,PF00158,PF02954; smart=SM00382,SM00448; superfamily=46689,52172,52540): MSGFSYFCYMARILILEDDTTFAQLLEGFLTKNGHEITLVTQVKQSFKQVENSEFDLLLIDYRLPDGTGLEVLSHIRDLGLSIPAIIMTSFNDVRTAVRSIQLGAFDYITKPVNPDELLMVIKNSLAKKDLKSVEPKETNSDFIKGKSAVADKLYEHISLVAPTDMSVIIQGESGTGKEFAARTLHQQSKRADKPFVAIDCGALSKDLAASELFGHVKGAFTGALNDKKGQFEAANGGTLFLDEVGNLSYEVQIKLLRALQERVIQPLGSTKQIPVNVRIITATNDDLSNSMQQGEFREDLYHRLNEFKIQLPPLRDRGGDLELFINHFIQLSNRDLERNVKSVSNEAKTLLLSYDWPGNLRELSNVIKRMVLLSPGDIAQIGALPDEMMISVHHQSAPGNSSDLKAVNEQNEKALITETLIKVRHNKSKAAKILNIDRKTLYAKMERYGIE, from the coding sequence ATGTCCGGCTTTTCTTATTTTTGTTACATGGCGAGAATCCTGATCTTAGAAGACGATACTACATTTGCTCAATTACTTGAAGGTTTTTTAACGAAAAACGGTCATGAGATTACCCTTGTAACCCAAGTAAAGCAATCATTCAAACAAGTTGAAAACAGTGAATTCGACTTACTTTTAATCGATTACCGTCTTCCAGATGGGACAGGTCTTGAAGTACTTAGCCACATCCGAGATCTGGGTCTATCCATACCTGCAATCATCATGACCAGTTTTAATGATGTTCGGACTGCGGTCAGATCTATTCAATTGGGTGCTTTTGATTATATTACGAAGCCGGTTAACCCAGATGAGTTACTCATGGTGATCAAAAATTCTTTAGCTAAAAAGGATTTAAAAAGTGTTGAACCAAAAGAAACAAACAGTGATTTTATAAAAGGGAAAAGTGCAGTTGCAGATAAACTGTATGAGCACATCAGTTTGGTAGCCCCAACTGACATGTCGGTAATTATACAGGGCGAAAGCGGTACGGGAAAAGAATTTGCCGCCAGAACCCTGCACCAGCAGAGCAAGCGTGCCGATAAGCCTTTCGTAGCAATAGATTGTGGTGCATTATCGAAAGACTTAGCAGCCAGCGAATTATTCGGGCACGTTAAAGGTGCTTTTACAGGCGCTTTAAACGACAAAAAAGGTCAGTTCGAGGCTGCAAATGGCGGAACACTATTTTTAGATGAAGTAGGTAACCTAAGTTACGAAGTGCAGATTAAATTACTTAGGGCCTTGCAAGAAAGGGTAATCCAGCCTTTGGGCAGTACCAAACAAATCCCTGTTAATGTTCGCATCATTACGGCGACCAATGATGATCTGTCTAATAGTATGCAACAGGGCGAGTTTAGAGAAGATTTATATCATCGTCTAAATGAATTCAAAATCCAGCTTCCGCCATTGAGAGATAGAGGCGGAGATTTAGAGCTGTTTATCAACCACTTTATACAGCTATCAAACCGCGATTTAGAACGGAATGTGAAAAGTGTTTCTAATGAAGCAAAAACACTTTTGCTTAGTTACGACTGGCCGGGAAATCTGCGCGAGCTTAGCAATGTGATTAAACGTATGGTTTTATTAAGCCCGGGTGATATTGCCCAGATTGGCGCATTACCTGATGAAATGATGATTTCTGTCCATCACCAATCAGCTCCGGGTAATTCATCCGACCTTAAAGCGGTAAATGAACAAAATGAAAAAGCGTTGATTACTGAAACACTGATTAAAGTGAGACATAATAAGTCAAAAGCCGCTAAGATTTTAAACATCGACCGTAAAACCCTTTATGCCAAGATGGAGCGTTACGGCATAGAATAA
- a CDS encoding enoyl-[acyl-carrier protein] reductase II (product_source=KO:K02371; cath_funfam=3.20.20.70; cog=COG2070; ko=KO:K02371; pfam=PF03060; superfamily=51412; tigrfam=TIGR03151): MNPICKLFNIKYPIIQAGMVWCSGWRLASAVSNAGGLGIIGAGSMYPDVLRTHIQKCKLATHLPFGVNIPLLYPNIQDIIDVVIEEKVKIVFSSAGNPATWTSFLKEKDITVVHVIANTKFAIKAQEAGVDAIVAEGFEAGGHNGREETTTMCLIPMIRDTVKIPVIAAGGIGSGKAMLAAFALGADAVQVGSAFAVAEESSAHPAFKNKIIAAAEGETKLAMKKLVPVRLLKNEFADAISVAEAEGADRDRLMELLGRARAKVGMFEGDMENGELEIGQVSAMLDEIKPAKEILKEIWSDFRSELQRFNSLQSELDL, encoded by the coding sequence ATGAATCCAATCTGTAAACTTTTCAATATTAAATACCCTATTATTCAGGCTGGAATGGTTTGGTGCAGTGGGTGGAGATTGGCATCGGCAGTTTCTAATGCAGGAGGCCTTGGCATTATTGGAGCCGGCTCAATGTATCCTGATGTTTTAAGAACACATATTCAAAAGTGCAAATTAGCAACCCACCTGCCGTTTGGTGTTAATATTCCATTGCTCTATCCCAATATTCAGGATATTATAGATGTGGTGATTGAAGAAAAAGTAAAAATTGTATTCTCTTCTGCTGGTAATCCTGCCACATGGACCAGTTTTTTAAAAGAAAAGGATATTACCGTTGTTCATGTAATAGCGAATACAAAATTTGCGATAAAAGCGCAGGAAGCTGGCGTTGATGCTATTGTTGCTGAAGGCTTTGAAGCAGGTGGACATAACGGTAGAGAAGAAACCACCACCATGTGTTTAATCCCGATGATAAGGGATACTGTTAAAATTCCGGTCATTGCAGCTGGCGGCATTGGGAGTGGAAAAGCCATGTTGGCTGCATTTGCATTAGGTGCTGATGCCGTTCAGGTAGGTTCGGCCTTTGCTGTTGCAGAAGAATCATCTGCCCATCCGGCATTTAAAAATAAAATTATTGCTGCTGCTGAAGGCGAGACTAAGCTGGCCATGAAAAAACTTGTTCCGGTGCGGTTGCTGAAAAATGAATTTGCCGATGCGATATCTGTAGCAGAAGCTGAAGGCGCAGACCGAGACCGCTTAATGGAGCTTTTGGGCAGAGCAAGGGCCAAAGTAGGAATGTTTGAAGGCGATATGGAAAATGGAGAACTCGAAATCGGTCAGGTTTCAGCTATGCTGGATGAAATTAAACCTGCAAAAGAAATTCTGAAAGAAATATGGTCAGATTTTAGGTCCGAACTGCAAAGATTTAACAGTTTACAGAGCGAATTGGACTTATAA